One window of the Benincasa hispida cultivar B227 chromosome 3, ASM972705v1, whole genome shotgun sequence genome contains the following:
- the LOC120072726 gene encoding protein BREAST CANCER SUSCEPTIBILITY 1 homolog, protein MGDPSHLEKMGRELKCPICLSLLNSAASLGCNHVFCNVCIEKSMKSGSNCPVCKVPYRRREVRPAPHMDNLVSIYKSMEAASGMNIFVTQNLSCAKLSDRDKQVEGDGNGSKRLNAETSESTAYIQRTLKKESQTIQKSKRKISASSPLKPSFPRKKRVQVPQRPLSETPTRPAKLASSCNEVNEEPRKSTVASEDKGQPVLSPFFWLREREEEDEKSNQQSDLDQPTDSWAMNVLAFSDIKDSLDESPSKPQMEEVCGNPSNDLDLFDSEMFEWTQRACSPELCSSPFKLQDEDISGTETDLLAAVPNEELGKQNPNGNNNQRGGIWDELVPDVLPPEGNSMKDHSRCAKLTKRGRKKKGIALKKCSKRLAESATGNCSNPATGTECFSQKQENDVINSFGSLKIGTKRSKKKIHFGTAANRTTLESVPAVPINLPTPNENFKTETRTFPEGEKVNQIQEKRRNNDRASKTMHFGIDANKATPDNTLTDLVSLGAPDGGQKNFGTETLALPEGEKACQLPENSCTKTRGRKKAHFGNNANKRILEDIPAHPISLGTPNNGPENFGTELLAFQEVEKVSQFPEKNRKNGGVRREQGMVQCCRKSKKQKLDSVDDDLQENPSFNQNQHDDCATPGLTTTPSVIATSTDQKREHKKQEKNSSVCAITSEHGNITQEKYDGAQANRSQISEKLQCRTDAKKLDSMTKKDCSKKHGGFNNEFHCAFCRSSEESEASGRMVHYFNGKPIDTHDIKNSKVLHAHWNCVEWAPNVYFDGDTAINLEAELGRSRRIKCGCCGNKGAALGCYEKNCRKSFHVPCAKLMPQCQWDTENFVMLCPLHPDSKLPSQDPGHLERKSSCASKRQSNTKCIAVAREISNNGRFTFRESSKKLVLCCSALTIAEREAVDEFQRLSGVPVLKNWDDSVTHIIASTDENGACKRTLKILMGILKGKWILGIEWIKACIQAMEQIEEERFEITLDVHGIRDGPQLGRLRVLNHQPKLFSGFKFFFMADFAPSYKGYLQQLVTAAEGTILLRKPVSSNNQNISCSSPNCQVFIIYSLELPDQCNPAEKNNILCRRRFDAELLAKSATAKVATNLWLLNSIAGSKLTSLEE, encoded by the exons ATGGGGGATCCCAGCCACCTGGAGAAGATGGGAAGAGAGCTCAAATGCCCGATTTG TTTGAGCCTTTTAAACTCCGCCGCTTCGCTGGGATGCAACCACGTGTTCTGCAA TGTATGTATAGAGAAATCAATGAAATCGGGTTCGAACTGCCCAGTTTGTAAGGTGCCTTATAGGCGAAGAG AAGTTCGTCCTGCTCCACACATGGATAATTTGGTGAGCATTTACAAAAGCATGGAAGCTGCTTCAGGAATGAACATATTTGTTACTCAGAATTTGTCTTGTGCTAAGTTATCTG ATAGAGACAAACAAGTAGAAGGTGATGGCAATGGTTCAAAACGGCTTAATGCAGAAACCAGCGAGAGCACAGCTTATATACAAAGAACTTTGAAAAAAGAGTCACAAACAATACAAAAATCCAAGCGGAAGATTTCTGCTTCTTCCCCTCTGAAACCTTCATTTCCAAGAAAGAAGAGGGTTCAGGTGCCACAACGTCCCCTTTCAGAAACACCTACTCGACCTGCAAAGTTAGCAAGTAGTTGTAATGAGGTGAATGAAGAACCAAGAAAAAGTACAGTTGCTTCGGAGGATAAAGGTCAGCCAGTTCTTTCACCTTTTTTTTGGctgagagaaagagaagaagaagatgagaagTCGAATCAGCAGTCGGATTTGGATCAACCTACTGACTCATGGGCGATGAATGTTCTTGCCTTCAGTGATATCAAGGATTCACTGGATGAAAGCCCTTCAAAGCCCCAAATG GAGGAAGTGTGTGGCAATCCATCCAATGACTTGGATCTCTTTGATAGTGAAATGTTTGAATGGACTCAAAGAGCCTGTTCCCCCGAACTTTGTTCAAGTCCCTTTAAACTGCAG GATGAAGATATTTCTGGAACTGAAACAGATTTATTAGCAGCAGTACCGAATGAAGAACTAGGAAAGCAAAATCCAAATGGAAATAATAATCAACGTGGTGGTATCTGGGATGAGTTGGTTCCTGATGTGCTCCCTCCGGAAGGCAACAGTATGAAGGATCATTCTAGGTGTGCTAAACTTACCAAAAGAGGTAGGAAGAAAAAGGGAATTGCACTGAAGAAATGTTCTAAAAGATTGGCAGAATCAGCGACTGGGAATTGTTCCAATCCAGCTACCGGAACTGAATGCTTCAGTCAGAAGCAGGAGAACGATGTTATTAACAGCTTTGGTAGTTTGAAAATTGGAACCAAAAGAAGCAAGAAGAAAATTCACTTTGGTACTGCTGCAAATAGGACGACACTTGAAAGTGTTCCTGCCGTTCCAATTAATTTACCAACTCCAAATGAGAATTTCAAAACTGAGACACGAACCTTTCCAGAGGGGGAAAAGGTCAATCAAATCCAGGAAAAGAGGAGGAATAATGACAGAGCCAGCAAGACAATGCACTTTGGTATTGATGCTAATAAAGCAACTCCTGATAATACTCTTACAGATTTGGTTAGTTTAGGAGCTCCAGATGGTGGACAGAAGAATTTTGGAACGGAGACATTAGCTTTACCAGAAGGCGAAAAGGCTTGTCAACTCCCTGAAAATAGTTGCACGAAAACCAGAGGCAGGAAGAAAGCGCATTTTGGTAACAATGCTAATAAGAGGATTCTTGAAGATATTCCTGCCCATCCCATTAGTTTAGGAACTCCAAACAATGGTCCTGAGAATTTTGGAACAGAGTTATTAGCTTTTCAAGAAGTGGAAAAGGTTAGTCAATTTCCTGAAAAAAATCGCAAGAATGGCGGAGTCCGCAGAGAACAGGGTATGGTCCAATGCTGTAGGAAGTCTAAGAAACAAAAGCTGGATTCAGTTGACGATGACCTGCAAGAGAACCCGTCTTTCAATCAGAATCAGCATGATGATTGTGCTACTCCTGGATTGACCACCACACCTTCTGTGATTGCTACTTCAACTGATCAAAAGAGGGAACACAAGAAACAAGAGAAAAATTCCTCTGTTTGTGCAATAACTAGCGAGCATGGTAACATCACTCAAGAGAAGTATGACGGTGCTCAGGCAAATCGAAGTCAGATTTCTGAAAAGCTTCAGTGCCGTACCGATGCGAAAAAATTGGATTCTATGACCAAAAAAGATTGTTCAAAAAAACATGGAGGATTCAATAATGAATTTCATTGTGCTTTCTGTCGCTCATCAGAAGAGTCAGAG GCTTCTGGAAGAATGGTCCACTATTTCAATGGGAAACCGATTGATACACATGACATAAAAAACTCAAAGGTCCTACATGCACACTGGAATTGTGTTGAATG GGCCCCCAATGTTTATTTTGATGGCGACACTGCAATTAACCTTGAAGCTGAGCTCGGTAGAAGCCGAAGAATTAAATGTGGTTGCTGTGGAAATAAGGGTGCTGCTCTTGGGTGTTATGAGAAGAATTGTCGCAAGAGCTTTCACGTTCCTTGTGCAAAGTTGATGCCTCAATGTCAATGGGACACC GAAAATTTCGTGATGTTATGCCCCCTTCATCCAGACTCTAAACTGCCAAGCCAAGATCCAGGGCACCTAGAACGGAAAAGCAGCTGCGCTTCTAAGCG ACAATCGAACACTAAATGTATAGCTGTTGCCCGTGAGATCAGCAATAATGGAAGGTTTACATTTCGTGAATCATCTAAGAAATTGGTTCTGTGCTGTTCAGCTCTCACCATAGCAGAAAGg GAAGCTGTAGATGAATTTCAGAGATTATCTGGAGTTCCAGTGTTAAAAAATTGGGATGATAGCGTTACACATATTATTGCATCAACAGATGAAAATGGAGCATGTAAAAGAACCCTCAAAATTTTGATGGGTATTTTGAAGGGAAAATGGATATTGGGAATTGAAT GGATTAAGGCTTGTATACAAGCCATGGAACAAATAGAGGAAGAACGCTTTGAGATTACTCTTGATGTCCATGGAATCAGAGATGGCCCTCAACTTGGAAGATTAAGAGTCCTGAACCAT CAACCAAAACTTTTTTCTGGATTCAAGTTCTTCTTTATGGCGGACTTTGCACCTTCATACAAAGGATATCTCCAACAACTTGTGACTGCTGCAGAAGGAACTATTCTGCTTAGAAAACCAGTTTCAAGCAACAACCAAAACATCTCTTGTTCTTCACCCAACTGCCAAGTTTTCATCATTTACAGTCTTGAGCTTCCTGATCAATGCAATCCAGCTGAAAAGAATAACATTCTCTGTCGCAGGCGTTTCGATGCCGAGTTGCTTGCTAAGTCAGCCACAGCCAAAGTTGCCACCAATTTGTGGCTTTTAAACTCGATTGCAGGCAGTAAATTAACAAGCCTTGAAGAGTAA
- the LOC120074539 gene encoding photosystem I reaction center subunit psaK, chloroplastic, with protein sequence MAATMMTSIPQFNGLRPTVSMAPVRSLVAVQPLRRRGGGALSARCGDYIGSPTNLIMVISTSLMLFAGRFGLAPSANRKSTAGLKLEVRDSGLQTGDPAGFTLADTLACGSVGHIIGVGVVLGLKSIGSL encoded by the exons ATGGCAGCTACTATGATGACTTCGATCCCTCAGTTTAATGGGCTCAGGCCCACTGTTTCAATGGCTCCGGTTCGCAGCCTG GTGGCGGTGCAACCGCTGAGGCGGAGGGGCGGCGGCGCTCTCAGTGCTCGTTGTGGTGATTACATTGGTTCACCCACCAACTTG ATAATGGTGATATCGACAAGCCTGATGCTGTTCGCTGGACGGTTCGGATTGGCTCCATCTGCAAACAGGAAATCAACGGCAGGGCTGAAGCTGGAGGTGAGGGACTCTGGGTTACAGACGGGTGACCCAGCGGGTTTCACCCTCGCTGACACTCTGGCATGTGGCAGTGTCGGCCACATCATTGGCGTCGGTGTCGTTCTTGGCCTTAAGAGCATTGGTTCACTGtaa
- the LOC120074544 gene encoding molybdate-anion transporter-like, with product MEVFYYLVFGALGAIVAAIELSKNNRDRINTTTAFNSFKNNYLLVYSLMMAGDWLQGPYVYYLYSQYGYGKGEIGQLFIAGFGSSMLFGTIVGSLADKQGRKRACVTYCITYILSCFTKHSPQYKVLMLGRILGGIATSLLFSAFESWLVAEHNKRGFEQQWLSITFSKAIFLGNGLIAILSGLFGNVLVDSLALGPVAPFDAAACFLALGMAIILSSWIENYGDPSENKDLLTQFRGAAVAIASDEKIALLGAIQSLFEGSMYTFVFLWTPALSPNNEEIPHGFIFATFMLASMLGSSLASRLLARASLRVENYMQIVFIVSAASLVLPIVTSFLVAPSQVKGGSISFSGCIQLIGFCVFEACVGIFWPSIMKMRSQYIPEEARSTIMNFFRIPLNIFVCVVLYNVDAFPITVMFGMCSIFLFVASILQRRLMVIADKLKTEIRPIFREKDAEMEPLNA from the exons ATGGAGGTCTTCTACTATCTCGTTTTCGGGGCACTGGGTGCCATAGTTGCAGCTATCGAGCTGAGTAAAAACAACAGGGACAGAATCAACACCACCACCGCTTTCAATTCCTTCAAGAACAATTACCTTCTTGTATACTCTCTCATGATGG CTGGGGATTGGTTGCAGGGGCCTTATGTGTACTATCTTTACAGTCAGTATGGCTATGGGAAAGGGGAGATTGGACAGCTTTTTATTGCTGGTTTTGGTTCCTCTATGTTGTTTGGGACAATTGTTGGATCACTTGCTGACAAACA GGGTCGAAAGAGAGCTTGTGTGACATATTGTATAACTTACATACTGAGTTGCTTCACAAAGCATTCGCCCCAATATAAGGTTTTGATGTTGGGCCGTATTTTGGGAGGTATTGCCACTTCTCTCCTCTTTTCAGCATTTGAGTCGTGGCTTGTTGCAGAACATAATAAG AGGGGCTTTGAGCAACAATGGCTGTCAATTACATTCTCTAAAGCAATATTTCTTGGCAATGGTCTTATTGCCATTTTATCTGGGCTTTTTGGGAACGTACTAGTTGACTCCTTGGCTCTTGGGCCAGTGGCACCTTTTGATGCTGCTGCTTGCTTTCTTGCCCTTGGTATGGCCATAATCTTATCATCATGGATAGAGAATTATGGAGATCCATCTGAAAACAAAGACCTTCTCACGCAATTCAGGGGTGCAGCCGTGGCCATTGCTTCTG ATGAAAAAATCGCCCTCCTTGGTGCTATTCAGTCCCTGTTTGAAGGTTCAATGTATAcctttgttttcctttggacTCCTGCTCTTAGCCCGAATAATGAGGAGATTCCCCATGGCTTTATCTTTGCAACGTTCATGTTAGCTTCTATGTTAGGAAGCTCCCTAGCTTCTAGGTTACTGGCCCGTGCATCGTTAAGGGTGGAGAACTATATGCAGATTGTTTTCATTGTCTCGGCTGCATCTCTTGTTCTCCCAATAGTTACAAGT TTCTTAGTAGCACCGTCCCAAGTAAAAGGTGGGAGCATCTCTTTTTCGGGCTGCATCCAGTTGATTGGATTCTGTGTCTTTGAGGCTTGTGTGGGTATTTTCTGGCCATCCATTATGAAAATGAGATCCCAGTACATTCCCGAAGAGGCGAGGAGCACCATTATGAATTTCTTCCGCATTCCTCTCAATATCTTCGTGTGTGTCGTGCTGTATAAC GTTGATGCATTCCCGATCACCGTTATGTTTGGTATGTGCTCAATTTTCCTGTTTGTAGCCTCCATCCTGCAAAGGCGCCTCATGGTGATAGCAGACAAGCTAA AGACAGAAATCAGGCCTATTTTCCGGGAAAAGGATGCAGAGATGGAGCCTTTGAATGCCTAG